From one Anopheles cruzii chromosome 3, idAnoCruzAS_RS32_06, whole genome shotgun sequence genomic stretch:
- the LOC128272502 gene encoding uncharacterized protein LOC128272502 — MLRFAVLLLLCAALGTPVAAGPTIRRDEQTNAVVAESADPVTVSASKPQAEPTVEEKPAADSPDSKPTIEEAVPVKPAVSNDEVQPEVTSAAPIEQPESPPTTVATSTTTEKHSDSSAVPSVTTKRPRKTITFDQRQEGEYNIRADLENFVIVVVPSGSSSGATLLDLLNRSAHKKYAADHQHPHHHRKSSHKRKNNKAHGAQKKVAQPTPEVIVLDEDHGQRVAQLETEEFIEGRTPYKVDLSSSARSADGGNERVAMPKPGHAFRPFSVEQSAVGPVASVVRFPAASGNYYPLASGAFPAQLIDTDRRWGPPSGRALPIGYDTNTVVAASSSATNHNNLTPGDGDPDAGGDVDDGERSLLLLPAPLPSDRSDSVPYGRNGETGDDGGLLLVPAVLANPGTYPSHDASISPDSLRYAPLRSDVDMTQLQLQPDDASEGILDLELTHQDHGDELRLLGAQEQCGPDRKRDSYGVCQFVRP, encoded by the coding sequence ATGTTACGATTTGCGGTACTCTTGCTGCTGTGTGCAGCCTTGGGaacaccggtggccgctggaCCGACCATCCGACGAGACGAGCAAACCAACGCCGTAGTAGCGGAGTCAGCGGATCCGGTGACAGTGTCCGCGTCGAAACCCCAAGCTGAACCCACCGTTGAGGAGAAGCCTGCTGCAGATTCGCCAGATTCTAAGCCAACGATCGAAGAAGCAGTTCCGGTGAAGCCCGCCGTAAGCAACGATGAGGTGCAACCGGAGGTGACCAGCGCAGCACCGATCGAACAACCGGAAAGTCCGCCAACAACGGTCGCAACATCGACGACCACCGAAAAACATAGCGACAGCAGCGCGGTACCCAGCGTGACCACGAAGCGACCACGCAAGACGATCACGTTCGACCAGCGCCAGGAGGGCGAGTACAACATCCGGGCCGATCTGGAGAACTTTGTCATCGTGGTCGTACCGTCCGGGTCGTCGTCCGGGGCGACGTTGCTCGATCTGCTGAACCGCTCGGCACATAAGAAGTACGCCGCCGACCACCAGCatccacaccaccaccggaagtcaTCGCATAAGCGCAAGAACAACAAGGCGCACGGTGCCCAGAAGAAGGTGGCCCAACCGACGCCGGAGGTGATTGTGCTGGACGAGGATCACGGGCAGCGGGTGGCTCAGCTGGAGACGGAGGAGTTCATCGAGGGTCGCACGCCTTACAAAGTGGACCTATCGAGCAGCGCCCGGAGCGCGGACGGTGGCAATGAGCGGGTGGCCATGCCGAAGCCAGGCCATGCGTTCCGACCGTTCAGTGTAGAGCAATCGGCCGTGGGCCCGGTGGCGAGTGTGGTCCGTTTTCCGGCCGCCTCAGGTAACTACTATCCACTTGCTTCGGGTGCTTTTCCCGCCCAGCTGATCGACACCGATCGACGATGGGGGCCGCCCAGCGGACGGGCACTTCCGATCGGGTATGATACTAACACAGTAGTAGCCGCCAGTAGTAGCGCCACTAACCACAACAATCTGACccctggtgatggtgatcCTGATGCCGGTGGTGATGTTGACGACGGCGAACGATCCCTGCTGCTACTTCCTGCGCCATTGCCGAGTGATCGGAGCGATTCGGTGCCGTACGGACGCAACGGCGAGaccggcgacgatggcggccTGCTGCTAGTGCCGGCCGTGCTCGCTAACCCCGGAACGTACCCTTCTCACGATGCTTCGATCTCCCCCGACAGCCTAAGGTACGCACCGTTGCGATCCGACGTTGACATGACCCAGCTACAGCTTCAACCGGACGACGCGTCGGAGGGCATTCTGGACCTGGAGCTGACGCACCAGGACCACGGGGACGAGCTGCGGCTGCTCGGGGCACAGGAGCAGTGCGGTCCGGATCGGAAACGGGACAGCTACGGGGTGTGCCAGTTTGTGCGGCCGTGA
- the LOC128273763 gene encoding ethanolaminephosphotransferase 1 — protein MGDLYLTQQHLNGFDNYKYNARDTSPLSIYVMHPFWNWLVEYFPKWVAPNLMTFAGFLFTVANFVILSWYDWGFWASTDLEDTTPVPNWFWAAAAINIFLAYTLDGIDGKQARRIQLSGPLGELFDHGLDSYSAFFIPACLYSIFGRGPTSVPPIRMYYIMWTIFFNFYLSHWEKYNTGVLYLPWGYDLGMWGSVLMYLATYKFGYQLWKEPMPWGVSAGQLMELCLHVSAMSNLPMVVYNMYRSYKDRTGKMRSYKEAMRPLFTYGTFMFVCLLWVFVSPGDIMNRDPRAVYIMTGTIFSNISCRLIVSQMSNTVAETFNWMTGVLGLAVLMSLTMPLLERPLLYLLVIGSSVAHWHYGSGVVQQMCKHFNRKCFLVTKPNESKE, from the exons ATGGGCGACCTTTACCTTACCCAGCAACATCTGAACGGATTCGATAATTATAAG TACAATGCCAGAGATACGTCACCGCTCAGTATATACGTCATGCACCCGTTTTGGAATTGGCTCGTAGAG TACTTTCCAAAATGGGTCGCCCCGAATCTAATGACGTTTGCCGGCTTCCTGTTCACGGTGGCCAACTTTGTCATACTGTCCTGGTACGACTGGGGATTCTGGGCGAGTACCGACCTGGAGGACACAACGCCGGTCCCGAACTGGTTTTGGGCGGCGGCAGCCATTAACATCTTTCTGGCCTACACGTTAGACGGTATCGATGGCAAACAGGCGCGCCGCATTCAGCTGTCCGGTCCGCTGGGTGAACTGTTCGACCACGGGCTGGACTCGTACTCTGCGTTCTTCATTCCTGCCTGCCTGTACAGCATTTTTGGCCGCGGGCCAACGTCCGTTCCGCCGATCAGGATGTACTACATTATGTGGACTATTTTCTTCAACTTTTACCTCTCGCACTGGGAAAAATACAACACGGGTGTGCTGTATCTGCCCTGGGGTTACGATCTAGGAATGTGG GGCTCGGTGCTGATGTATCTCGCCACGTACAAATTTGGCTATCAGCTGTGGAAAGAGCCGATGCCGTGGGGTGTTTCGGCCGGCCAGCTGATGGAGCTATGCCTCCACGTGAGCGCCATGTCCAACCTGCCCATGGTAGTCTACAATATGTACCGATCGTACAAGGATCGCACGGGAAAAATGCGTTCCTACAAGGAGGCCATGCGGCCTCTGTTCACGTACGGCACCTTCATGTTCGTCTGCTTGCTGTGGGTTTTCGTTTCCCCGGGTGACATTATGAACCGTGATCCCCGGGCCGTTTACATTATGACCGGAACGATATTCAGTAACATCAGC TGCCGGTTGATTGTTTCGCAAATGTCGAACACGGTTGCGGAGACGTTCAACTGGATGACGGGCGTGCTAGGGCTGGCGGTACTGATGAGTCTCACGATGCCGCTCCTCGAAAGGCCACTGTTGTATTTACTCGTAATCGGTTCATCGGTGGCCCACTGGCACTACGGTAGTGGTGTG GTGCAACAAATGTGCAAACACTTCAACCGAAAGTGTTTCCTGGTGACAAAACCTAATGAATCCAAAGAATAG
- the LOC128272660 gene encoding U3 small nucleolar ribonucleoprotein protein MPP10 has protein sequence MVKATAVSPGTPKKAQGLKSYLKLFREYTKRPENFLTTQNHVAEDVKSLVKALYDHGTKNQFSSREDSSKAVYLEELVTDQMDGEQIFQQLELKNEYLVKQDLKTTSTILSKSEKGMLLSFSIRSQSDEDSTGEMDVSEENGTTNGHGSDSDNEDDNLARKKKVKGKKKSSEKTPKTKRSMVDDRFFKLDDMAKFLDEEDERERRRQNGMTEKNPLIEVDYFDEHTGERDDSEEEDLKYGDFFEDEDDDDDESGNEDNDDDLQKSDDCEEESEMDEEAETKVENNSEADELDDEAEMERNRKLRYEIYKGQGGLPVDDYAKREEGRPAKKPSIEQPESSDSEPDDGGDEPKSSFELRQEKLRQKITRMEEKMLKTKPWQLKGEITADTRPQNSLLEEVLQFESTTRPVPVISEETTMKLEDIIRQRIKNKAFDDVERKVRPPDNPREYRKQLVLDGEKSKASLAQVYEQEYLQQLEKSNPDAADQQEEEPKEHVEIRRMMKTVLAQLDALSNFHYTPRPAVPEVKILTNTAAISMEEVAPVAASDANLLAPEEVHNRPKGDVMSKAERTKTDQNRERRLKKRFQQQKFQREAEREQKQLAKANAGISSGAKQDRQLQTSLLKKVTKAKNVQQMAETSSGPSKSSTAFFAQLQDEVRSQVKAKANGALKKKKPMVENLQASSMKL, from the exons ATGGTTAAGGCGACGGCCGTTTCTCCTGGCACTCCGAAGAAGGCGCAGGGATTGAAATCTTACCTCAAGCTGTTCCGAGAGTACACCAAACGGCCGGAAAACTTTCTCAC AACTCAAAATCATGTGGCAGAGGACGTAAAATCCTTGGTTAAGGCACTGTATGATCATGGGACGAAAAATCAGTTCAGCAGCCGCGAGGATTCCTCGAAGGCCGTGTATCTCGAGGAGCTGGTGACCGATCAGATGGACGGAGAGCAGATTTTTCAGCAGCTTGAGCTTAAAAACGAGTATCTGGTCAAACAGGATCTAAAAACCACTTCCACAATACTGTCCAAGAGTGAAAAGGGGATGCTTCTAAGCTTTAGTATCCGTTCACAAAGTGACGAAGATTCAACGGGGGAGATGGACGTGTCTGAAGAGAATGGAACTACAAACGGCCATGGTTCGGATTCGGACAACGAGGACGATAATTTggccagaaagaaaaaagtgaaaggaaagaagaaaagttCAGAGAAAACTCCCAAAACTAAACGTTCGATGGTCGACGATCGGTTTTTCAAGCTGGATGATATGGCCAAGTTCCTGGACGAGGAAGATGAACGGGAACGGAGACGTCAGAATGGGATGACCGAGAAAAATCCTCTCATCGAAGTCGACTATTTCGATGAGCACACCGGTGAA CGCGATGACAGCGAAGAGGAGGATTTAAAATATGGCGATTTTtttgaagatgaagatgatgacgacgatgaaagTGGCAATGaagacaacgacgatgatCTACAAAAATCCGACGActgcgaagaagaaagtgaaatggATGAGGAAGCAGAAACTAAAGTCGAAAACAATAGTGAAGCGGATGAGCTTGACGATGAGGCGGAAATGGAACGCAATCGAAAGCTTCGCTATGAAATTTACAAAGGACAAGGTGGTCTCCCGGTTGACGACTACGCGAAGCGCGAAGAGGGCCGCCCCGCGAAGAAGCCTTCAATTGAACAGCCAGAATCAAGCGATAGTgaacccgacgacggcggcgatgaacCAAAATCCTCATTCGAATTACGACAGGAGAAGCTGCGTCAAAAGATTACCAGAATGGAGGAGAAAATGCTTAAGACTAAACCGTGGCAACTGAAGGGCGAGATTACGGCCGATACTCGGCCCCAGAATTCGCTACTGGAGGAGGTGCTTCAGTTTGAGAGTACCACCCGCCCGGTACCGGTCATTTCAGAGGAGACAACCATGAAGCTGGAAGACATCATCCGGCAACGCATCAAAAACAAGGCGTTCGACGACGTGGAGCGAAAGGTGCGCCCGCCGGATAATCCGCGCGAGTATCGTAAGCAACTGGTTCTGGATGGGGAGAAGAGCAAGGCGTCGCTCGCTCAGGTGTACGAGCAAGAGtatctgcagcagctcgaaAAGTCAAATCCAGATGCGGCCG ACCAACAAGAAGAGGAACCGAAGGAGCACGTCGAAATTCGACGCATGATGAAAACGGTGCTGGCCCAACTGGACGCACTGTCCAACTTCCACTATACACCGCGTCCAGCTGTGCCGGAGGTTAAGATTCTTACCAACACGGCCGCCATCAGTATGGAAGAggtggcaccggtggctgCAAGCGACGCAAACCTGCTAGCTCCCGAAGAGGTCCACAATCGGCCGAAGGGCGACGTAATGTCGAAGGCCGAACGCACCAAGACCGATCAGAACCGCGAACGGCGGCTGAAGAAACGCTTCCAACAGCAAAAGTTCCAGCGCGAAGCGGAACGCGAACAGAAACAGCTGGCCAAGGCAAACGCAGGCATCAGCAGCGGCGCCAAACAGGATCGCCAACTGCAAACATCGCTACTGAAGAAGGTTACGAAGGCCAAAAACGTACAACAAATGGCCGAAACGTCGTCGGGCCCTTCGAAGTCTTCCACCGCGTTCTTTGCCCAGCTGCAGGATGAGGTGCGGTCGCAGGTTAAAGCGAAAGCTAACGGAGCGctaaaaaagaagaagccgATGGTAGAAAATTTGCAAGCATCCAGCATGAAACTGTGA